In Nostoc edaphicum CCNP1411, the sequence AGTCAATAAAGCCAATATGGCTCCAAAAAAGTCAAATTTTTGTTTGCCCTGAATACCTACAGAAGGTGGTACCACCCTAGCTATTAAGAAACTAGCTATGATCCCCAGCGGTACATTGATGAAGAATATACTATGCCAACCTGACCAGCTTAAGAGCAGTCCGCCAGCAGAAGGGCCAAAAGCAATTCCCAGTGATACTACACTACCGATGACACCAACAGCCCGGCCTCGTTCGGAAGTGGGAAAAACTTCTGTAACTATTGCCAAACCAAGCCCAGAGATGAACACAGCACCTAATCCTTGAAGTGCCCGAAAGCCGATCAACCATTCAATACTAGGTGCAAAACCACACAACAGCGAACTGAAAGTGAAGAGAATAAGTCCCCCTTGGTATAAGGACTTCTTGCCCCACATATCACCCAGGCGCGTTGCTCCCAAAACTAAGCCAGAACTGACCAACTGGTAACTCAACACAGCCCATTGGGTTGTAGGGAAACTGGTGTCAAAGGCTTTTACCAATGTGGGCAAAGCAACATTGATGATGCCCACATCTAAGGTAGACATGAACACCCCAAGTCCGACACCGAGTAATACCCAATTTTTTTGAGAGCTTGACAAAGCCAGAGGTTGTGCTTGGAATTGTGCCAACGTTTAGCCTCCACCTTTGACTTTACGGTTATGAATAGTTTGCATACGTATATTCATTGTAGGGTGCTATTCTCATTACCAAGTTTAGGAAACTAAATTAGCCGCTTCCATCCAAGACTATCTATGTATTTCATCCCTCCCATCAGTGATTTTGTTCACAGCGAGCTTCGTCCATAACGTAAATACGGCATCTTGATAAAGATACTGTGCTTAATGCTAATTAGCAAACTATCATAGGCAACTCTAGGAAGCAAGCTTTAGAGGTAATGCGGATTAGGAAATATCAATTATTAAAGTCACAACTGCAACAAATTATCAGTGTCGTATAAAAAACAACTCAATAAGCTCTTTGCTTTACCCAAGCAGAAGAACTCGTCCGAAATCATCAGTGTTTCGCCAGGTTTCAATTATGTGTATATTATTAATTACTTGGGAATAATAGATTAGAAAACAACAATAATACTATTTGCGTTACCCAGAGGATGTTTAAAAAGTAGCAAAATATACTATAATACCCGCTTCCATTCCCTCATAGGGAAGGCTTGCTCGGTGGTTAGATTTGTGAGGTATTGCTGTTACCAACAATACTTTTCAAACATCCCTTCAGTGACTAAACATAAAAAGGATTTATGAAAATGGATACCTTCGGTATTTACACCCTTGCGAATGATGTGGTGTTTGATCAACTAGTAGCTTTGCTTAACAGCATTGAAGTGAATGTTAGCGCAGATATTCCTATTTGTATTATTCCTTATGATGAGCGACTAGACTTAGTTAGACAAGAAGTTAATGCCCGAAAAAATGTAATTCTGTTTGAGAATTGGGAGGTAATTCAACGCTGGGAAGAATTTGCTCATCAGGTTTGGGCTGCTCATTCCAGGCAACAAGATACAAAAATATCACACTCTAGCTGGTACAAAAGTCATTTACAAAGAAAGTTTGTTGCCTTTGAAGGGATTTTTGATAAATTTGTATTTTATGATGGTGATAGCTTGGCAATGAAGCCACTCAATAATGTAATTGACAAGTTAGAAACATCCGATTTTGTTTTTGATGACTGGGAACACCTTAAGGATAGACCTGTTGCAGCTTTAAATATTTCAGTTATAGAAAAAACTGGACTGTATAAAGAAGCAGATATACGTCCTAAGCTGCATTGTTCTAGCTTTTTTGGATCTAAACGGGGGTTATTTACTGTTAAAGAAATTGAAATAATGAAGGAGCGATTAATTACCCATAGGGAAGTTGAATGGATTAATGGATACGGCTGGTGGGATGATGCTTTTTTGTTTAATTATATGACTTTGCGCTGCGATCGCCCACTATTTAACTTTACACTTAGCCCTAATGGCGAAGATAGAACAGGTAACTGTGCCAATGCAGATCCCTTCGTTAATATTAATAATGTTCTTTACAATCAAGATGGCTTAAAACCAATTCACCGCATCCATTACATGAGCTATTCTGCTCGTGATTTCGCCCACTTATCTCAAGGTAAAGAGGTTAATATCTGTTATGCAAAAGAGTTTTTACACTATCGCTTTCTCAAACAGCCAGAACAAAGACCAAAACAGCTAAGACCACTTAGCATAATTGCGAAAACTAATATTTTTTTCAACAAAACAATGAATAAAATTCAAAGAACTATCCGCTAAATATAGCCTTATTGGCGATGTATTAAATTAGCAATTGATATGATATAAAAATTCTATTTTCTATATTTTTAAGTTATTAGTATACAATATGCCTAAAATTACTGTTTGCATTCCTACTTTTAATCGTGTTCATCTCCTCCCTTATGCCATTGACAGTGTACTCAATCAGTCTGAGCAAGATTTTGAGCTAATTGTTTGTGATGACGGTTCTAGCGATCGCACACCCGAATTGATGTCACAATACACAGACGATCGGATTAAATATATCCGTCATCTGCAAAATATTGGTAAAAGTAATAATATGCGCTCTGGCTTTGATGCAGCCACCGGTGAATATTTTATTAAATTTGATGATGATGATCGGCTAACACCCGATTTTCTCGCAAGTACCGCAGCTATTCTTGCTCAAGACTCTAGCATTGATTTTGTTGGTACAGACCATTGGATAATTGATATTAACAATGTGCGGGATGAGGAAAAAACTCAAGAAAATACTCGACGCTGGGGTAGGAAGAATTTACCAGGGGGTATTGTAAATAATTTGTTAGAAGTTGTATTTATTCAGCAAAGCTTTCAAGTGGGGGCGACATTATTTCGCCGTAAAACGTTGCAAGAATTAGGATATATGCAACCAAATCTCCAAAATTGTGAGGATAATGATTTATTTGTGCGTCTCGCTTTAGCTGGGAAAAATGGCTATTACTTACCAGAATTATTGATGGAATATCGCTACCATGCAGAGCAACAAGGTATTAATCGAGCTATTCCTTATTTATTTGATAAAATCCGCTATTTAGAAAATTATAAATTTGAGTCTGAAAAAATAGAGACAATCAGAAAAAATCGTCTAACTGAAACACAATTATTATTAGGTTTGCGTTTAATTGAAAAGGGTGAAACACAAAAAGGCAGAGAGTTAGTTTTAGCAGGACAGTCTTTTTCGACACCTAAAGCTTGGACTGGTTTAGGGTTAT encodes:
- a CDS encoding Npun_R2821/Npun_R2822 family protein; amino-acid sequence: MDTFGIYTLANDVVFDQLVALLNSIEVNVSADIPICIIPYDERLDLVRQEVNARKNVILFENWEVIQRWEEFAHQVWAAHSRQQDTKISHSSWYKSHLQRKFVAFEGIFDKFVFYDGDSLAMKPLNNVIDKLETSDFVFDDWEHLKDRPVAALNISVIEKTGLYKEADIRPKLHCSSFFGSKRGLFTVKEIEIMKERLITHREVEWINGYGWWDDAFLFNYMTLRCDRPLFNFTLSPNGEDRTGNCANADPFVNINNVLYNQDGLKPIHRIHYMSYSARDFAHLSQGKEVNICYAKEFLHYRFLKQPEQRPKQLRPLSIIAKTNIFFNKTMNKIQRTIR
- a CDS encoding glycosyltransferase family 2 protein, with protein sequence MPKITVCIPTFNRVHLLPYAIDSVLNQSEQDFELIVCDDGSSDRTPELMSQYTDDRIKYIRHLQNIGKSNNMRSGFDAATGEYFIKFDDDDRLTPDFLASTAAILAQDSSIDFVGTDHWIIDINNVRDEEKTQENTRRWGRKNLPGGIVNNLLEVVFIQQSFQVGATLFRRKTLQELGYMQPNLQNCEDNDLFVRLALAGKNGYYLPELLMEYRYHAEQQGINRAIPYLFDKIRYLENYKFESEKIETIRKNRLTETQLLLGLRLIEKGETQKGRELVLAGQSFSTPKAWTGLGLSLLPVGLRGKAFNALRQVRG